In the Aeromicrobium fastidiosum genome, CATCTGGTTGATCTCGCCGGCCAGGCCGGACCACGTGATCTCACCGGCGTCGTCGATGATCGCGAGCTGGTGCGGAAAGCGCTTGGCCGCTGCGTTGACGCCTGACGGCAGGCCCGGACCCCACTTGGCCAGCTGGACGCCCGCTCCGAGGAGGCGGTGGGGGGCGACCGGCTTGAGCAGCCCGATCTGCTTGAAGACCTTCAGGCTGTAGGTCAGGTCGCTCATGGATCTCCCGTTCGGTGTGGTGGCTCGACCGTAACGATGCCGGGCCGACCGCAAAAGAGTAACAACGAGTTACAGGCGACACCCTGCCACGTGAACAGACCGTCACATGAGAAGGCTCTCATCCACGGCTCACGGGGCCCTCATGCTGCGCCGTTGTCATGGGGTCATCACCAACCCATCCACGACTGGAGACACGACATGCGCACTCGCACCCGTTCCGCCGCCGCCCTGGCCCTCGCGGGGCTCGGCCTCAGCACCGTGGCCGTCATGGGCCTCGCGAGCCCTGCCTCCGCCGCTGCCCCGGAGTGCCGCGGCGTCGCCGCGACGATCGTCGGCACTGCCGGCGAGGACGAGATCGAGGGCACGCCCGGCCGCGACGTCATCGTCGGCCTGTCCGGCAACGACGAGATCGACGGCAACGGCGGCAACGACCTGATCTGCGCCGGCAGCGGTCGCGACGACGTCGACGGCGGATCCGGCAACGACCGCATCGACGGCGGATCCGGCAGCGACGACCTCGACGGCTCGGCGGGCAGCGACCGCATCTGGGGCCGTGACGGCAACGACGACCTGACCGGCGGCTCGGGCAACGACCGCCTGTGGGGCGGCAACGGCCGCGACACGCTCGAGGGCGAGCGCGGCACCGACCGGCTCTCCGGCGGTGCCGGCAAGGATCGCGTCTACCAGGGCAGCGAGCCCGACCGCGACGACAACGACGACGACTGAGCCACCCCGACCTCGACCGCTCCTGGCCGAGTCCGCTGAGGACACCTAGTGCGCACCGTCGCGGGACAGCACCGCCCCGACGGTGCGCGCCAGGATCGCCAGGTCGAGCCGCAGGTTCCAGTTGTTGACGTACTGCAGGTCCATGCGGATCGAGTCGTCCCACGACAGCGCTGAGCGACCGCTGACCTGCCACAGCCCGGTGAGCCCCGGCCGGACGTGCAGACGGCGCCAGACCCACTCGCTGTACTGCGACGTCTCGGCCGGGAGCGCGGGCCGAGGGCCGACGAGCGACATGTCGCCCTTGACGACGTTGAACAGCTGGGGCAGCTCGTCGATCGACAGGCTCCGCAGCACGCGGCCGAGCGGGGTGATGCGCGGGTCGTTGCGCAGCTTGAACAACGGCCCGGCACCCTCGTTCTGACGCATGAGGTCGTCGAGCCGGTCCTCGGCGTCGACCGACATGGTGCGGAACTTGTACATCACGAACGGCCGGCCATCACGCCCTGACCGCACCTGACGGAAGATCGCCGGGCCACGTGACCCGAGCCGGATCATGATGCCGACGACGAGCAGCACGGGCGACAGCAGCACCAGCGCGACCAGCGCGCTGACGCGATCGAACAGCGACTTGACGACCAGCGACATCAGGTGGTCGTTGGGGGCGCGCAGCGACAGCGCGATCTGGTCGCCGACGCGGCGCGGGCTGAGGTACTCGACGTGATCGCTCATGTCGGCCACGACGAGGCACTCG is a window encoding:
- a CDS encoding calcium-binding protein, producing MRTRTRSAAALALAGLGLSTVAVMGLASPASAAAPECRGVAATIVGTAGEDEIEGTPGRDVIVGLSGNDEIDGNGGNDLICAGSGRDDVDGGSGNDRIDGGSGSDDLDGSAGSDRIWGRDGNDDLTGGSGNDRLWGGNGRDTLEGERGTDRLSGGAGKDRVYQGSEPDRDDNDDD